The sequence below is a genomic window from Cicer arietinum cultivar CDC Frontier isolate Library 1 chromosome 6, Cicar.CDCFrontier_v2.0, whole genome shotgun sequence.
TGATATATACTTTGGATAGTGTGGATTGACTATCACAATGTATGGATACCGGTGCAATTAGCTTTGGccaaattggtatctcatacaATAAATTTCTTAGTCATTATGCCTCTTTACTACTTGCAATTAGGGCAATGAACTCTACAACCATGGTGGAGTCGGCaatgcaagtttgtttctttaATCCCCAAAAAATTGCACCTCCACCAAGGTGGAAGATCCATCAACTTGTGGAAGCATGATCCTCAATATAAGTTACCCAACTAGTATATGTATATCCTTTCAAAACTGAAGGATATCCACTATAGActaaactatagttaattgttcctttcaaatattttaatactctattAACAATACGCcaatgttctttacttggattACTAGTATACCGACATAATCATCCTACAACATATGTTATATCAAGTTTGGTACAGGccatagcatacatcaaacATCCGACTACCTTTGAATAATCTATTTGTGCCACAAGACATCCTTTATGTGAttgtaaactaacattttgatcAATTATGGTAGAAACAGGTTTGCaattaaattgatcaaatttctttagcactTTCTCAATAAAGTGAGGTTGAGATAAACCAACATTTACTCCATCTCTAATGATTTTAATACCTAAAATCACATCTGCTTCACCTAgatctttcatatcaaaattttttgataagaaaattttagttttttctaccTCATCTAAATTGGTGCCAAAGATTAACATACCATCgacatataaaaaaatcataacaccatttccatattgaaatttactataaatacacttgttagattcatttattttgtatccATTAGAAAGAAAAACTTTATCAAACTTTTGGTGCCATTATTTgggtgcttgttttaacccgTATAAAGATTTAGTCTATTTACACGCTTTATGTTCTTGCCCTTTAATAACAAATCATTCAGGTTGTTTCATATACACCTCTTCATCTAACTTTGGGTTTAGGATAAcaattttaacatccatttgatggatCACAAACTTATAGATGAAGCTATTGTCAAAAATACTCTTATGGATGCAATTCTTGCAATAggtgcataagtatcaaagtagtcgataccttctttttgtgtaaactctttggcaacaagtctagctttgaatttatcaatggtACCATTAACATTCTTTTTTAACCTCCATTTGTTGGATTACAAACTTATAGATGAAGCTAGTGTCAAAAATACTCTTATGGCAAATTGGTCCATAACTATTAATGGAATAATTTGTACTTTCTACAAGGAACATAAAGAAGTCTAGtccataatttttcttttttctggcTCTCTTCTAGACTTTGTACACTAGAAATGACAATTTCCTTGGGACGTGGAATTgatttaaatctattttcttgaaaaattgcatctcTTGGCTCAATCACTTTGTTAATAGGATATAAGTCATTAGATTCAATAACCATTAATCTATATGCCTTGCTATTTTCAGTATAGCCTAGCAATACACTTTTGATTCATCTTTCtcccaatttctttctttttggtttaTGAACCTTAACAATTGCTCTAGAGTCCCAAACTTTTATATAGTTAAGattgagttttcttttcttccagagTTCATATAGGGTTATCTTGTTCCTTTTATTGGGAACTTTATTTAGCAAATACCATGCATTTACAATAACTTCACCCCAATAACCTTTAGATAAACCAAAATAGGACCATTTCTTCTAATaccctatttttcctttctaaaattccattttgttgtggagaatatggtgcagttgtttaATGCACAATACCAGTGGATTGAATATACTCAGAATGATAGAACTCTCCTGCCCTATCACTTCTGAAACACTTAATAAAAGTTTCACGTTGAAGTTCTACTTGagctataaatattttaaatttgtctaaaacttAATTCTTAGAAtgcattaaataaacataacataATCTAGagcaatcatcaataaaagtgaaaaaaaatactttttaccaTCAATTAGAGGCCAACCATGTAAATCGTATACATTAGAGTTAATTAAATCTAATACCTTATAACTTCTTTAAACCCTTTTAAAAGGATTAGAGGCCAACCTTATAACTTCTTGTGATTTTAGTTAGCATGCAAGTAgtacatgaatttgaatttttatcaaaattcagaattaaatttgatttaatcatatcattcaattttctaaagttaATATGTCCTAGTCGCATCTGTGTTGGTGATAATTGCTGCAAAACTTTAATAGTGAATTTGATACCCCCaccaatcggatgcaaatgagataaccatTGAACACCTTTAGGGTACTTTGGAAAACtttgatatgatttgcactatTAAACCAAGagtatctttcaatagtatgttatAAAAGAATATTTCATATCCTTCACTCATGGATTAGAGAAGAATAAGATGACTTAGTATATAAGAATGAATGATAAAGGTGGATGGCAATCTCCAAATTTTCGTGTTTTCATTTTGTCGAACATGACACtgtttatagaaaaataatgtcacttgagAAAGAGGTACAATTCTTGGTTCTGCCAATCTGTTTTGGGAAAGGATATATGCATCTAACATTCAATAATTGTGTAAGGCGTTGCAATGGTCTGGTGGTTGATTAATGACTCTTTTTGCGCATGACCCTGGTTCGAGGATCAAACTCAAGACATTGTTTCACATCTAAAACACAACCACTGAACCAAcaactaaatcatatcaattaaaatcaattatacatgcatatattcacaaatattttataaatatttcacaAAAGATAACTTCATAATCATTGTCACACAATTTACTAACGCTtagaaaattgtgttttaaatgtTTAACGTATTGAGCATCAATTATTTTTGCAGAGTTTTTTTTTACCTGCAATtgctttttcttgaaattttgaaaaccaaCATGCATTTGATATTGATAGATTCTTAGGTACCCATTTGGTCGTGGGTTCTTAAGGGTTAGATATTTCTTTAACactgaatttttttcttaaggTGGCAGTTTGGTTCAATATGACCAATATTTGAAcaataaacacattttcttaTTACTTTTGGAGAGGATTCTGATATGATaccagaacgttcttcattttgAGAGGTTGTcttgatttgaaattttcatcccttttattgaaataacatgTCGAATCAAGATGTCTAATATTATTGCAATAAGaacattttgttttgtatttatcttcttttctttctggtacaaataaaaatttgttgagTTTTTGCTTTTGAGTTTTGTCAAAATCGAATCCAACTTAATCAAATATTCCTACCTGAGATCCCATAATTCTTTGGAAAGTTTCAGTGGATTTaacaaaattttacaaattatttttaagatacTCAATTTCAGTTTTAAGGAGAACATTCTCTTTTTGAGTTGTAGAAAGTTCTTGACATTTCGATTCTTTAGATGTTTTAAAATGAGACTCCTGCTaacattgaaataaattttttagtttaacatTCAATTGCTTGggctttctttttttcttcattttctttgcAAACTTGTTTTTTTAAGGAGCCATATTTTTTAGCACAAaagtttgagtcatttaacaaattatcaaattctttaTCCATTTTTTCACATAAAGGAcataattcaaaattgattacCTCATCTTTTTATGAGTTTCCCATTAGGCACATATTGGCTTCTTCATTTTCTAACATATTGGCTTTTGACATTGCTTTTAACATAAAGGACATAATCCATTATGCACATATTGGCTTTTGACATTGCTTCCTGTATCTTTTTTTCTAACACTTGTTAAGTGTTTAACCTTAGAGGCAAACTCTGATtccaattgaagtagcaatatcaatcataaggaagggggtttgaattgtgaatcctttttaaaatattaattcttaCTTTCAATTTATACTAACTCAATAGGGGTGGGCAAAGTTCAGTTCTGAACTAGAACCGTTTGGAAAAACCAAACCGAACCGGTTTCCAGTTCGAAGAACCGAACCAAACCGGTTTATAAAAGTGGTGAACCagtttattattttgaaccgaactggtttaacttaatttttttgttcatataggccaaaatttacataattacccctaattacttctaaaaaaatttggttcaagttttttgaaataaaaaccggttcggttcggttttttgaattgaaaaaccggttcggttcagttctacttttacaaaatcagttcgaaaaAAGTTCGGTTCTTAAACCAGTTCAGTTCAAAACCAGTTCAGTTCGGTTCggcagtttggttcagtttttggtttttttgaacacccctacTCAACATTAATCTTGGTTACTCATAAAAACCCATaatgttcttggttagttaaaaataaatgaaacatattATTTCTACGTGATTAGTGATAGTGAGTGGAAAATAATAAAGGATATGGTTAACCCAAGTTgggctacatctagtcctcacaagaacattcttgctttCACACAATCATTCTTGATCAATTACGACATTCACCTTTAAactttgaaatgatttttacagtTACCTTTTAGTtcagaaatgatttttacatgTGACCTTTTGAACACAAAGAATTTTTTCAATACACTCAAACTATCTTAAGAAATAGACTCGAGTTTCAAATTATGATAGAAGGTTGTAGGATCAGAATCTagtcaacacttgtttgagattgattatcaacaaTAACTCAATAAGTAGATCCTTGATTGAATATAGTATCAAAGAGTTGGAGCTTTTTCTTGATTGAAGAGTTTTGTTTGCTCGACTATGATTGTTTTAGTGATGATTTGATTGTACTTAAAACTCTTGCTATTATCTTTACCTTGATGTTCCTTTTATAGACATGATGAAGGTTAGAGAAAACTCAATATAGCCGTTACTGATCTTTAAGAGAGACATTTGTTTAGAGTAATAATTAATAGACATGTGTTCTATTTAATCTAGAACATTCTTCATTCACAatcagaacgttcttggttttgtgTTTGAATGAACAACGTGATTGAGGATTTAACAGCAGTCTGGTGTCAGTTCTTTGCCTTGCACGCATGTTGGGCTTTTTGTAAAAAGTGCAACAACAATGTCTTTCTCATCCTTGTTGTCCTAGCTATACTTGTTCGAAGCttatcaatctggagattgatctagttattatttttgttgttttgctGCTTTAGGCCTTTAGCTAAAATTTTGAGCTTGATATTTGTTTATCTTAAGATTTGAACTTTGGGAAATGATTCATTTTACTTATATCCTTAAAACAAATTATCAAGAATGATATTGATAAACTAAAATGatactattataaattagaAGGATCTTGATTTGCCTAGACTATATTCTTATGAACTGCATTTTGCAGTGATTCCTAAGGGACGCTAATTGAGCCATATTTTTTATTGCAGTAGTTGGTAACCGCCGCAAAATGTTgtttagtaatttttttcaataatattatttttttttttcatttttaacttttaaacattattttgtTTTCGATTGTGTCtcatacattatttttttggaaaaaggTTCATcccttttttaaataatataaaaaactataaaatttcgtacattaatttcaaattaacaTGACATAAGAAttcattgaaataaaataacaaaaacattcattgaaatataaattcaaagtaagttttaaaaatatgttgaatATCTAAAGTATCACTTCattccataaaaaaataaatatccatGCTTGACAAAGACTAAAATTAGGACTATGGAGGAGAAGTTCCATAACTAATTTCATGTCCATGACTAGCTTTATTTCCATTACTTGCTCCATACCCATTACTTGCTCCATACCCATTACTTGCTCCATACCCATGACTAGCTTGATACCCATTACTTGCTCCATGACCGTGACTAGCTCCATGTCCAAGATTATGAGGATTGTGACTAGATAACGAAGAACACCTCATTTCTAGTGGTGAGTATAAATCTAGAacctaaaaatatataaaatagttcAACTTGATTAAATGATCTCAACAAACATGCTAATGCATTAAGCACCAGATGTAGTAATCTAATTACAAATTGGTCACCATGCAACAAAAAGTTAATGATACCACTAActtatatacaaaaattaagtAGAGTATTGGCACATGTCATGAATCATGCATTTCAGCCACAAGTCCATCTAAATCCAATGTATATTTCTTCAACATACAACACTCCTCATCATTATGTCATAAACCAAAAGCACCAGACATACAACTACCACTCATCATATAAAAGCATAACACTCATTTAGAGCAAGCTGACATTACCTTACAACACTCCTTTACAGAACCATGAGGCTACTACTCGCTATAattgtttctatttttaatttcataaacaaAGATCAATAAACCCAAAATTTAACAAAACTCACACTAAACTAATTTTTCTATGTTTAATttcacaaataaaatagaaaaagtaTTTAACATATTCTTACTTGATTAACTCTACGAGGAAATTGACAGCCAAGGTTTAGCATAAAGATAGTCATTTGTTCTTCTAAAGCTCGAACTCTTGGACTTTTTGCTACCTCTTCCTCTAAGGCTTGAATTCTTGCATTATTTGCTTGCAATTCTACTTTCAGCCTTTCAATTTCTGAAGATGAAGCACAACCAAATGATGAATTTCTTGAGCTCTCAAAAATCATAGTAGGACAAACACCAAACCCCATGCCCTGCACATATACTGGGTGCTCTTTACCAAAACACCTTAGTATAGATGTCACTTTTAGACGATGCATCATCCATTTGCACATCTAATTGCTCCtatatataaattgataaaCATATAATTATGTACATAGAGCTTAAAACAAAAATGTCTAacttcacaaaaataaaaacttataagAAACATAAATGACTCACACTCTTTTGTTTAATTTCTTCGATAACAAAAGTTCCATCTTTTTTTGACTGTAATGGAATACATTTCACCTCTCGTATAACACCTCCCCGTTTCAATTTACTGAAATTgtatatcaaattaataaatcatgaaataatcaattttgatttttaagattagTGTAGAAAAATAAGCAAAGAATGTATATATCATACCAATTCATGCCTTTTCCTAGTAATTGTTTTCGAACCAAGTGTATAGGGAATAGTTTGCTTACGTCGATTTTTCGCATTTTGAACAAATGACCTACATTATTTAGAAAAAACAAACTTAGTAAATgctcatatttattataattaacattTTCAACATACCATACTTGCCAACGTTTTTTCATCCAATCAATAAGTTAAAAAGGCTGCCCATTCTTCTTCTTCGATTGTACCTCCATTTTTTCCAAAGATTTGCTACTATGTAATTtttgttaacaaagaaaagagaaagcaagaggaagaagagaaacaaccactctagggtttcataacatagaatgaaccaaaaccacagttaatagggttacaatgagtatatatataaaagaatagaattgtctaaaattgtctaaaatacccttactactaatatataataatattatctaacatctcccctcaaactcacgatgcattaacatggagcatcgagagtttgtcaactaaaaaaaaacgaaaacgtttaatggaatgcatctttgtgaacaaatcagcaatctgtaaagaagagacaaacggtagagtaatgattctatgctgaagatgatgatgagaggggtaacgaggaggatcaacaatcgcaggaggtggttggacagccggggggacaagagggatgtcaccaaagaagaagcaacaatcaaagagaagaaccaagccaacaaaaaatcaaaccgaaaaaggagcgaccaaaaaaaggagcaacaaccatatcaaaatcaaccgataggaacaaccaaagaagtagcaccacgaaacaaccatatcaaaatcaacagataggaacaaccaaataagtagcaccacgaaaccaaatccaaacaaaccaaggagcaacaaccatatcaaaatcaacagataggaaccaccaaagaagtagcaccacgaaaccaaatccaaacaaaccaaggagcaacaaccatatcaaatcaacatcatatcaaaccaaactaaacaaagagagaagcaacaaagcaaatcactagagagattagcaatcaaacagaagaagcaacagacagagcgacaacacagaagatcaaattttcagcctcatccaagtatccaacccttcctagaaggtcaatcatacaaccataatgctcaatctgaggcacaattccaaatctctccatttctttgaagcatcttcttccttcctctaccaaaccacaatggtaagcagataacacactagtcattgttatctcattcggttcaaatccttcccgtaacattgctgcgaatacttctaacgcttccttcgcacaaccattgacaccataaccatttatcaaagcattccacgacgatgtatctttttcattcatctcctcaaaaagcaatttagcttttccaatttccccacattttgcatacatatcaaccaaagcata
It includes:
- the LOC113784747 gene encoding uncharacterized protein, with the translated sequence MCKWMMHRLKVTSILRCFGKEHPVYVQGMGFGVCPTMIFESSRNSSFGCASSSEIERLKVELQANNARIQALEEEVAKSPRVRALEEQMTIFMLNLGCQFPRRVNQVLDLYSPLEMRCSSLSSHNPHNLGHGASHGHGASNGYQASHGYGASNGYGASNGYGASNGNKASHGHEISYGTSPP